A segment of the bacterium genome:
GCGCATCTCCGCGTCCGTCAAGACGATCTCCGGGGCCGCCACGTCGGCGGTGGCGTGGCTGGGCCACCCGGCCTTCGCTTCGGCCAGCATGCCGACAGCCGAACAGATCTGACCAGGGGTACAGTACCCGCACTGGAAGCCGTCACGCTCGACAAAAGCCGCCTGCAGAGGGTGAAGCGAATTCGGCGAGCCCAGGCCTTCGATCGTCACGACCTCGTCGCCCTCGTGCATCACGGCGAAGGTCAGGCACGAGTTGATGCGCCGGCCATTGACAAGCACCGTGCAGGCGCCGCACTGTCCATGGTCGCA
Coding sequences within it:
- a CDS encoding 2Fe-2S iron-sulfur cluster-binding protein, which codes for MTDERVDAATVAAGPSATTQYPVRVVVNGVEHRVMLDPRVTLLDLLREHLHLSGTKKGCDHGQCGACTVLVNGRRINSCLTFAVMHEGDEVVTIEGLGSPNSLHPLQAAFVERDGFQCGYCTPGQICSAVGMLAEAKAGWPSHATADVAAPEIVLTDAEMRERMSGNICRCAAYPNIIAAIGDVAEGTRR